In one Mesorhizobium australicum genomic region, the following are encoded:
- a CDS encoding tyrosine-type recombinase/integrase produces the protein MRAINKLSAAKVNAISKPGLHADGLNLYLQVGPTGTKSWLFRYMKDGKAKSMGFGPAHTVPLAMAREKAAEARRRLLEGVDPLEERNAIRMARSAEAAKVMTFRQCADAYIRAHRSGWKNIKHAGQWESTLETYVYPKFGDLPVAAVDVGLVLKAIEPIWAEKTETASRVRGRIESILDWATARGLRFGDNPARWRGHLDNLLPKRSKVAKVKHHPALPYAEMSAFMAGLRGMEGVSPKALEFAILTATRTGETVGASWSEVDLAAGMWTIPGDRMKAGKEHRVPLSKRAVELLSALPREADNDFVFIGDRKGKPLSNMALLMTLRRMGRDDLTTHGFRSTFRDWAAEMTAYPNELVEMALAHTISDKTEAAYRRGDMVEKRRRLMQDWSDFCARPAASADNVTPIRGGV, from the coding sequence ATGCGGGCGATAAACAAACTCAGCGCCGCCAAGGTAAACGCGATTTCCAAGCCCGGTCTGCACGCGGACGGGCTCAATCTCTATCTCCAGGTCGGCCCGACCGGGACCAAATCTTGGCTGTTCCGATACATGAAGGACGGCAAGGCGAAATCGATGGGCTTCGGCCCTGCGCATACCGTTCCGCTCGCGATGGCGCGTGAGAAGGCGGCAGAGGCCCGCAGGCGTTTGCTGGAGGGCGTCGACCCTCTGGAGGAGCGCAACGCGATTCGCATGGCGCGTTCGGCCGAAGCTGCCAAGGTGATGACGTTCCGCCAGTGCGCCGACGCATACATCCGCGCGCACCGGTCGGGATGGAAGAACATCAAGCATGCCGGGCAATGGGAATCGACGCTCGAAACCTATGTGTATCCCAAGTTCGGGGATCTTCCCGTCGCCGCCGTCGATGTCGGTCTGGTCCTGAAAGCCATTGAGCCGATTTGGGCCGAAAAGACCGAGACGGCGAGCCGGGTGCGGGGCCGGATCGAAAGCATTCTGGATTGGGCGACCGCACGCGGACTTCGCTTCGGCGATAATCCGGCACGGTGGCGCGGCCATCTCGACAACCTCCTTCCCAAGCGGTCCAAAGTCGCGAAGGTCAAGCATCATCCGGCGCTTCCCTATGCCGAGATGTCCGCATTCATGGCGGGGTTGCGCGGCATGGAAGGCGTAAGCCCGAAGGCGCTGGAATTTGCCATCCTCACAGCGACGCGCACGGGCGAGACGGTCGGCGCGAGCTGGTCTGAAGTCGACCTTGCCGCCGGCATGTGGACCATTCCAGGCGACCGCATGAAGGCGGGGAAGGAACATCGCGTGCCGCTGTCCAAACGTGCCGTTGAACTCCTCTCTGCCCTGCCACGCGAGGCCGACAACGATTTCGTGTTCATCGGCGACCGGAAGGGCAAGCCGTTGTCCAACATGGCGCTGTTGATGACGCTCCGCCGCATGGGACGCGACGATCTCACCACCCACGGTTTCCGGTCGACGTTCCGCGATTGGGCGGCAGAGATGACCGCCTATCCGAATGAACTGGTCGAAATGGCGCTGGCCCATACGATCAGCGACAAGACCGAGGCGGCTTACAGGCGCGGCGATATGGTCGAGAAGCGGCGGCGGCTCATGCAGGACTGGTCCGACTTCTGTGCCCGTCCTGCCGCCTCTGCGGACAACGTGACGCCTATCCG
- a CDS encoding dihydrofolate reductase family protein: MAKLVFGMNQSLDGYVDHTEMRTSPVLFRHWIEHVRGLDGSVYGRRMYETMNYWDEDHPEWGPEQHEFAAAWRRQPKFVVSRTLKSVGPNATLVEGDLETAIRDLKDRLTGEITVSGPDLARSLTDLGLVDEYRLYVHPVVVGRGKPFFAGPRPPLRLVASDRIDEDVVRLTYAPA, translated from the coding sequence ATGGCGAAGCTCGTCTTCGGAATGAACCAGTCCCTCGACGGTTACGTCGACCACACGGAAATGCGGACCAGCCCCGTGCTGTTTCGCCACTGGATAGAGCATGTGCGCGGCCTGGACGGCAGTGTGTACGGCCGGCGCATGTACGAGACCATGAACTACTGGGACGAAGACCATCCCGAGTGGGGTCCGGAGCAGCACGAGTTCGCCGCTGCATGGCGGCGCCAGCCGAAGTTTGTCGTGTCGCGCACGTTGAAGTCGGTCGGCCCCAACGCCACGCTCGTCGAGGGTGATCTCGAGACGGCGATCCGCGACCTGAAGGACCGGCTCACGGGAGAGATCACCGTTTCCGGACCGGACCTGGCGCGAAGCCTGACGGACCTCGGCCTGGTCGACGAATATCGGCTCTACGTCCATCCCGTCGTGGTCGGTCGCGGCAAGCCGTTCTTCGCCGGCCCCCGACCGCCGCTGCGCCTTGTGGCCAGCGACCGGATCGACGAGGACGTGGTCAGGCTGACATACGCTCCTGCCTGA
- a CDS encoding siderophore-interacting protein, whose product MNHLATETTIRLDDTEGFLDELCEHLSEHDVQVTRSGESSRLEFQGGVATLKSGGKRLHIRAESPHESDLFYMRTILSSHIVELAPGASDFVWTGHGTDATTPPNFRLMTVTATTLLTPHMRRLTLAGENLGWFDADDMHVRLLIPPAGVAPEWPRLNRHGLIDWPAGEKKLRVRKYTIRRIDVAAGELDIDFVVHEDAGPGSDFAATAGVGDVIGMAGPGGGGCRSARWTLLAGDETALPAMARIIEAMPADATGVAFIEVADRTEEQEIRAPQGVEIRWLHRNGAEPGTTNLLFDAVTTADWPSEGEELFAWAACEFDAFRKIRAYLRKERKLGRDQHLAVAYWRRGENEDSFAKTKHQH is encoded by the coding sequence ATGAACCATCTCGCCACCGAAACGACGATCAGGCTCGACGATACGGAGGGCTTTCTGGACGAATTGTGCGAGCATCTGTCGGAGCACGACGTCCAGGTGACGCGGTCGGGCGAATCGAGCCGGCTTGAGTTCCAGGGCGGGGTGGCGACGCTGAAGAGCGGCGGCAAGCGGTTGCACATCCGGGCGGAGTCGCCGCACGAGAGCGACCTCTTCTACATGCGCACGATCCTGTCGAGCCATATCGTCGAACTGGCGCCCGGCGCGTCGGACTTCGTCTGGACCGGCCACGGCACGGACGCGACGACGCCGCCGAACTTCCGCCTGATGACGGTGACGGCGACGACGCTCTTGACGCCGCACATGCGCCGGCTGACGCTGGCTGGCGAAAATCTCGGCTGGTTCGACGCCGACGACATGCATGTGCGCCTGCTGATCCCGCCGGCGGGCGTTGCGCCCGAATGGCCGCGGCTGAACAGGCACGGGCTGATCGACTGGCCGGCGGGCGAGAAGAAGCTCCGCGTCCGCAAATACACCATCCGGCGCATCGACGTGGCGGCCGGCGAGCTCGACATCGATTTCGTGGTCCATGAGGATGCCGGCCCCGGCTCGGATTTCGCCGCAACGGCCGGCGTGGGCGACGTCATCGGCATGGCGGGGCCGGGCGGCGGCGGCTGCCGCAGCGCGCGCTGGACCCTGCTCGCGGGCGACGAGACCGCGCTGCCGGCGATGGCGCGGATCATCGAGGCGATGCCCGCCGACGCGACGGGCGTCGCCTTCATCGAAGTGGCGGACCGCACGGAGGAACAGGAGATCCGCGCGCCGCAGGGCGTCGAGATCCGCTGGCTTCACCGCAACGGGGCGGAGCCGGGCACGACGAACCTTCTGTTCGACGCGGTGACGACGGCGGATTGGCCAAGCGAGGGCGAGGAACTGTTCGCCTGGGCGGCCTGCGAGTTCGATGCTTTCCGCAAGATCAGGGCCTATCTGCGCAAGGAGCGCAAGCTCGGCCGCGACCAGCACCTCGCGGTCGCCTACTGGCGGCGCGGCGAGAACGAGGACAGCTTCGCCAAGACCAAGCACCAGCACTGA
- a CDS encoding ABC transporter ATP-binding protein, protein MSGQSLTVSNLSAGYARGEVLKSLSLPPCLSGTVTAIIGPNAAGKTTLLRAIAGLLPARGEARLGERNLVGLRPADLAGVVTYMPQALPHGVALTAIEAVVTALRVVPSERGLRACLKMRQGEAKTVISRTGAQRTFRFVSTGSAEIAVCSPPSRIYKQALSEAEIEAKAAAALDRLDVGHLALRQLDELSGGQRQLVSLAQAIVRRPAILLLDEPTSALDPRHQIDVMSAIHEIAAEDGMIVLVVLHDLNLALRWAASVALLVDGGILAAGAPQQAITPQTLERAYRIRARVEPCSQGRLQVIYDGKAG, encoded by the coding sequence ATGAGCGGACAGTCCCTCACCGTCTCCAACCTTTCCGCCGGCTATGCGCGCGGCGAGGTGCTGAAGAGCCTGTCGCTGCCGCCCTGCCTGTCCGGCACCGTCACCGCCATCATCGGCCCGAACGCCGCCGGCAAGACGACGCTGCTGCGCGCCATTGCCGGCCTGCTGCCGGCCCGCGGCGAAGCCCGCCTCGGCGAGCGCAACCTTGTCGGCCTGCGCCCCGCCGATCTCGCCGGCGTGGTCACCTACATGCCGCAGGCCCTGCCGCACGGCGTCGCGCTGACGGCAATCGAAGCGGTCGTGACGGCCCTGCGCGTGGTCCCTTCCGAGCGGGGCCTAAGAGCCTGTTTGAAAATGCGTCAGGGCGAGGCGAAAACGGTGATTTCGAGAACCGGAGCGCAGCGAACATTCAGGTTCGTGAGCACCGGAAGCGCAGAAATCGCCGTTTGCAGCCCGCCATCACGCATTTACAAACAGGCTCTCAGCGAGGCCGAAATCGAGGCGAAAGCCGCCGCCGCGCTCGACCGGCTCGATGTCGGCCACCTGGCGCTCCGCCAGCTCGACGAACTGTCGGGAGGCCAGCGCCAGCTCGTCAGCCTCGCGCAGGCGATCGTGCGGCGGCCGGCGATCCTCTTGCTCGACGAGCCGACCAGCGCGCTCGATCCGCGCCACCAGATCGACGTGATGAGCGCCATCCACGAGATCGCCGCCGAGGACGGCATGATCGTGCTCGTCGTGCTGCACGACCTCAATCTGGCGCTGCGCTGGGCCGCTTCCGTCGCACTCCTGGTCGACGGCGGCATCCTCGCCGCGGGCGCGCCGCAGCAGGCGATCACGCCGCAGACGCTCGAACGCGCCTATCGTATCCGCGCCCGCGTCGAGCCCTGCTCGCAGGGCCGGCTGCAGGTCATCTACGACGGCAAGGCCGGCTGA
- a CDS encoding FecCD family ABC transporter permease: MPADVVPAATGPAASGEADGYRALLRRRRILVGGLALLLAVSVFVDLAVGPAGLGLEQAFGALFGLDGASRAEGIIMWQVRLPQALTAILVGGALSLAGAEMQTILDNPLASPFTLGVSSAASLGAALAFILGVSVPGLPATWLVPGNAFLFAFASVMILQAVASRRGMAPDTLVLLGIAMVFAFNALVALLQFVASEAALQQFVFWTMGSISQTSWTRIAILAIALALVFPASFAARWQLTALRFGADRARSFGVPVARLRFLTLLRISLLAALSVAFVGTIGFVGLVGPHIARLLVGEDHRFFLPASLLTGATVMSLASIASKTLIPGVLLPVGIVTSLVGIPIFVALILRQRAR, from the coding sequence ATGCCGGCTGACGTCGTTCCGGCTGCAACCGGACCCGCCGCATCAGGCGAAGCGGACGGCTACCGCGCCCTCCTGCGCCGCCGCCGCATCCTCGTCGGCGGCCTCGCTCTGCTGCTCGCGGTCTCCGTCTTCGTCGACCTCGCCGTCGGTCCTGCCGGCCTCGGCCTGGAGCAGGCGTTCGGGGCCCTGTTCGGGCTGGACGGCGCCTCGCGCGCGGAGGGCATCATCATGTGGCAGGTGCGCCTGCCGCAGGCGCTGACGGCCATCCTCGTCGGCGGCGCGCTGTCGCTCGCGGGCGCCGAAATGCAGACCATCCTCGACAATCCGCTGGCAAGCCCCTTCACATTGGGCGTCTCCTCCGCCGCCTCTCTCGGCGCGGCACTCGCCTTCATCCTCGGCGTCAGCGTGCCCGGCCTGCCGGCGACCTGGCTGGTGCCGGGCAACGCCTTCCTGTTCGCCTTCGCCTCGGTCATGATCCTGCAGGCCGTCGCCTCGCGGCGCGGCATGGCGCCGGACACGCTGGTCCTGCTCGGCATCGCCATGGTCTTCGCCTTCAACGCGCTGGTCGCGCTCCTGCAGTTCGTCGCCTCCGAAGCCGCCCTGCAGCAGTTCGTCTTCTGGACCATGGGCAGCATCTCGCAGACGAGCTGGACCAGGATCGCCATTCTCGCCATCGCCCTTGCGCTGGTCTTTCCCGCCTCCTTCGCCGCGCGCTGGCAATTGACGGCGCTGCGTTTCGGCGCCGACCGGGCGCGCAGCTTCGGCGTGCCGGTCGCACGGCTGCGCTTCCTGACCTTGCTCCGGATCAGCCTGCTCGCCGCGCTCTCCGTCGCCTTCGTCGGCACGATCGGCTTTGTCGGCCTCGTCGGGCCGCACATCGCCCGGCTGCTCGTCGGCGAAGACCACCGTTTCTTCCTGCCGGCCAGCCTGCTCACCGGCGCCACGGTCATGTCGCTGGCCTCCATCGCCTCGAAGACGCTGATCCCCGGCGTGCTGCTGCCGGTCGGCATCGTCACCTCGCTGGTCGGCATCCCGATCTTCGTCGCCCTGATCCTGAGGCAGCGCGCCCGATGA
- a CDS encoding ABC transporter substrate-binding protein: MRLNYPFLVLFWIAAATFAARAEVVTVTDLAGRTVSVTLPAKRIVLAEARQLVSLSLVDRDVAKRIVGTAGTRLFDPEARQAYEAAFPEFAAAAKLDDDTYSLSAEKTIAVEPDLVIMSGAIGPNPKSIALVDTLAAAGIPAIYIDLRTDPYDNTIPTIELLGKVLGQEDKSREFVDFYLEHRKRVTDRVAGLADRPKVFMHMQANVEDKCCMSPSRANLGRFVVEAGGINIGEAVVPGAFAPLSPEYVLAQDPDVYIGTGGRHFSAIGGIVAGPGISEEEAQRFLRLMTEQPVISELKAIRTGRAHGLWHNFHNSPLNIVALEVMATWFHPEAFADLDPHATVAEINRRFLPVPFEGTAWVSLPKE, from the coding sequence ATGCGTCTGAACTACCCGTTCCTCGTCCTGTTCTGGATCGCGGCCGCGACCTTCGCCGCTCGCGCCGAGGTCGTCACGGTCACCGATCTCGCCGGCCGCACCGTCTCCGTCACCCTGCCCGCGAAGCGGATCGTGCTTGCCGAGGCGCGCCAGCTCGTCAGCCTGTCGCTGGTCGACCGCGACGTGGCAAAGCGAATCGTCGGCACAGCCGGCACGCGGCTGTTCGATCCCGAGGCGCGTCAGGCCTACGAGGCGGCCTTCCCGGAATTCGCCGCCGCCGCCAAGCTCGACGACGACACGTACAGCCTCTCGGCCGAGAAGACGATCGCCGTCGAGCCCGACCTGGTGATCATGAGCGGCGCCATCGGCCCGAACCCCAAGTCGATCGCGCTGGTGGACACGCTCGCCGCCGCCGGCATCCCGGCCATCTATATCGACCTGCGCACCGATCCCTACGACAACACCATTCCGACGATCGAGCTGCTCGGCAAGGTGCTCGGGCAGGAGGACAAGTCGCGTGAATTCGTCGACTTCTACCTGGAGCACCGCAAACGCGTCACCGACAGGGTCGCCGGCCTCGCCGACCGGCCCAAGGTGTTCATGCACATGCAGGCCAATGTCGAGGACAAGTGCTGCATGTCGCCCAGCCGCGCCAATCTCGGCCGCTTCGTCGTCGAGGCCGGCGGCATCAATATCGGCGAGGCCGTCGTGCCGGGCGCCTTCGCGCCGCTCAGCCCCGAATACGTGCTCGCCCAGGACCCGGACGTCTATATCGGCACCGGCGGCCGCCACTTCTCCGCCATCGGCGGCATCGTCGCCGGCCCCGGCATTTCCGAGGAAGAGGCCCAGCGCTTCCTGCGGCTGATGACCGAACAGCCGGTCATCTCGGAGCTCAAGGCGATCCGCACCGGCCGCGCGCACGGCCTGTGGCACAATTTCCACAACAGCCCGCTCAACATCGTCGCGCTCGAGGTGATGGCCACCTGGTTCCATCCCGAGGCCTTCGCCGATCTCGATCCGCATGCGACGGTGGCGGAGATCAACCGGCGCTTCCTGCCCGTCCCCTTCGAGGGAACGGCATGGGTGAGCCTGCCGAAGGAATAG
- a CDS encoding alpha/beta hydrolase translates to MRRGLIAVCASTMLGAVATAPAAAQDPAGAQVVVPGAEQFELTASGSGRRYRIFVARPFDAAPPEGYPVIYLLDGNATFQTAAETLRLQTRKPKGYGPAVLVAIGYDTDQLFDVEARYFDYTTPAAIADLPPRKNGEPWPKLGGADAFLDFIERDLKPEIGRRLPVDTSRQTLSGHSLGGFFTLHTFLRRPETFSTYVAGSPSVWWNRSELLGVAHAFIERDLDVAGKRLMIGIGADELEDMVAGSRAMAALLSPLVARGLTFRHVEFEGEEHITVLPVLISRLVGFSLAPDQPTGSKP, encoded by the coding sequence ATGCGCCGGGGCCTGATTGCCGTGTGCGCCTCCACAATGCTGGGCGCCGTCGCGACGGCGCCCGCTGCCGCGCAGGACCCTGCCGGCGCGCAGGTGGTCGTTCCCGGCGCCGAGCAATTCGAGCTGACGGCATCGGGAAGCGGCCGGCGCTACCGGATCTTCGTCGCGCGGCCGTTCGACGCCGCCCCGCCCGAGGGCTATCCGGTCATCTATCTGCTGGACGGCAACGCGACCTTCCAGACCGCCGCGGAGACACTGCGTCTCCAGACGCGCAAGCCGAAGGGCTACGGCCCGGCGGTGCTCGTCGCAATCGGCTACGACACCGACCAGCTCTTCGACGTCGAGGCGCGCTACTTCGACTACACCACGCCCGCGGCGATCGCCGACCTGCCGCCACGCAAGAACGGCGAGCCGTGGCCGAAGCTCGGCGGCGCGGATGCTTTCCTCGACTTCATCGAGCGCGACCTCAAGCCCGAGATCGGCCGCAGGCTGCCGGTGGATACGTCCCGCCAGACCCTGTCCGGCCATTCGCTGGGCGGCTTCTTCACGCTCCACACCTTCCTGCGCCGGCCCGAGACCTTCTCGACCTATGTCGCCGGCAGCCCGTCGGTCTGGTGGAACAGAAGCGAGCTGCTCGGCGTCGCGCATGCCTTCATCGAGCGCGATCTCGACGTCGCCGGCAAGCGCCTGATGATCGGCATCGGCGCCGACGAACTGGAGGACATGGTCGCGGGTTCGCGCGCCATGGCCGCGTTGCTCTCGCCGCTCGTCGCCAGGGGCCTCACCTTCCGCCATGTCGAGTTCGAGGGCGAGGAACACATCACCGTCCTGCCGGTCCTGATCAGCCGGCTGGTGGGCTTCAGCCTGGCGCCGGACCAGCCCACTGGAAGCAAACCCTGA
- a CDS encoding TonB-dependent receptor domain-containing protein yields the protein MRFTSLSPQAGSTRLAAAALKPARQLPASLALAVAMTSAAVAQEAPTELQRLVITASGGAVEEKDAPASITVLTAEQIEKMPAQDVRQLLAKVEGITIGRAGNMNTIQIRGLGQRYTLFLVDGKRVNSAPNLFRGNDYDSDWVPLDAIERIEVVRGPMSSLYGSDAIGGVINIITKKSADAWHGSVTAEYIAQQNRKAGNSWRTGFFVSGPLSEKVGLKLYGSWDRREADDPSINPNSSLPGFTESDNKYIDGTVTWRPNDSNEIDLNYGYSHRNHDDFPLDRHSVGLTHRGDYDFGTTELKLWGDRVHNYRGHGNTLGVDQPNTAYNAGIDGKVVLPLDYLKPQTLTVGASYRYQGIEDPYVLTGGGDTSSSVWQAALFVEDEIRFTDDFAVTLGNRLDVHENFGVHNSPRAYGVYHFTEAFTLKGGWSSAFKAPTLLENSPNWQQISCGGGCYLIGSTDLEPETSNSFELGVNYEDERWTAGVTAFRNDLKNMIPFPPNRTSDPITAPDYPNFVGFTPDGKPIFTYENVDRARTQGIEAKIALRAFDTWTFTANYTYLDARNLSGAERPLAYQPEHSANFGVEWQATEKLNLALNVSYVGDQYTYVPSNGNMASASKMDAFVTADIVGKYDFNERFTVRAGVLNIADKRVTRTISDDFNVDGRRFFFSATGRF from the coding sequence ATGCGTTTCACTTCCCTTTCGCCGCAGGCCGGCTCGACGCGCCTCGCCGCCGCGGCGCTGAAGCCGGCCAGGCAGCTTCCCGCAAGCCTCGCCCTCGCCGTCGCGATGACGTCGGCCGCCGTCGCGCAGGAGGCTCCCACCGAGCTCCAGCGGCTCGTCATCACCGCCTCGGGCGGCGCGGTGGAGGAAAAGGACGCGCCGGCCAGCATCACCGTCCTCACCGCGGAGCAGATCGAGAAGATGCCGGCGCAGGACGTGCGCCAGCTTCTGGCCAAGGTCGAAGGCATCACCATCGGCCGCGCCGGCAATATGAACACCATCCAGATCCGCGGCCTCGGCCAGCGCTACACGCTGTTCCTCGTCGACGGCAAGCGGGTGAACTCCGCGCCCAACCTGTTCCGCGGCAACGACTACGATTCGGACTGGGTGCCGCTCGACGCGATCGAACGCATCGAGGTCGTGCGCGGCCCGATGTCGTCGCTCTATGGCTCCGACGCGATCGGCGGCGTCATCAACATCATCACCAAGAAGTCCGCCGACGCCTGGCACGGCTCGGTGACCGCCGAATACATCGCGCAGCAGAACCGCAAGGCGGGTAATTCCTGGCGCACCGGCTTCTTCGTCTCCGGCCCGCTATCGGAGAAGGTTGGCCTGAAGCTCTACGGCAGCTGGGACCGCCGCGAGGCCGACGATCCCTCGATCAACCCCAACTCGTCGCTGCCCGGCTTCACAGAGAGCGACAACAAATATATCGACGGCACCGTCACCTGGCGGCCGAACGACAGCAACGAGATCGACCTCAACTACGGCTACTCGCACCGCAACCACGACGACTTCCCGCTCGACCGTCATTCCGTCGGCCTGACCCATCGCGGCGACTACGATTTCGGCACCACCGAACTGAAGCTCTGGGGCGACCGGGTGCACAACTATCGCGGCCACGGCAACACGCTCGGCGTCGACCAGCCCAACACCGCCTACAATGCCGGCATCGACGGCAAGGTCGTGCTGCCGCTCGACTACCTGAAGCCGCAGACGCTCACCGTCGGCGCGTCCTACCGCTACCAGGGCATCGAGGACCCCTACGTGCTCACCGGCGGCGGCGACACCAGTTCCTCCGTCTGGCAGGCGGCGCTGTTCGTCGAGGACGAGATCCGCTTCACCGACGATTTCGCCGTCACGCTCGGCAACCGCCTCGACGTGCACGAGAACTTCGGCGTCCACAACAGCCCGCGCGCCTACGGCGTCTACCACTTCACCGAGGCCTTCACCCTCAAGGGCGGCTGGTCGTCGGCCTTCAAGGCGCCGACGCTTCTGGAGAACAGCCCGAACTGGCAGCAGATCTCCTGCGGCGGCGGCTGCTACCTGATCGGCTCGACCGACCTCGAGCCCGAGACCAGCAACAGCTTCGAGCTCGGCGTCAACTACGAGGACGAGCGCTGGACCGCGGGCGTAACCGCGTTCCGCAACGACCTGAAGAACATGATCCCCTTCCCGCCGAACCGCACCAGCGATCCGATCACGGCGCCCGACTATCCGAACTTCGTCGGCTTCACGCCCGATGGCAAGCCGATCTTCACCTATGAGAACGTCGACCGCGCCCGCACGCAGGGTATCGAGGCCAAGATCGCGCTGCGCGCCTTCGACACCTGGACGTTCACTGCCAACTACACCTACCTCGACGCCCGCAACCTCAGCGGCGCCGAGCGGCCGCTCGCCTACCAGCCCGAGCATTCGGCCAATTTCGGCGTCGAATGGCAGGCAACGGAGAAGCTGAACCTCGCGCTCAACGTCAGCTATGTCGGCGACCAGTACACCTACGTCCCTTCGAACGGAAACATGGCCTCCGCGTCGAAGATGGACGCCTTCGTCACCGCCGACATCGTCGGGAAATACGACTTCAACGAGAGGTTCACCGTCCGCGCCGGCGTGCTCAACATCGCCGACAAGCGGGTGACGCGCACGATCAGCGACGACTTCAACGTCGACGGCCGGCGCTTCTTCTTCTCCGCGACGGGACGGTTCTGA
- a CDS encoding TetR/AcrR family transcriptional regulator produces the protein MTKNLAKSAISQKRVLDAAARIFRDYGYAGTTMRAIADEADLKAGSIYYHYKSKDDLISAVLDIGIRAVTDNVDKALKALPETATGRERIEAAIRAHLSAIIEVGDYTLATRRALGQVPEPIRARNRYMRDAYGAIWQKILADAHERGEFNTTANLSLARLFILGALNWTVEWFKPGGRPIDDVAREFAAVVLDGLSGNGGAAAAGPSESVRTPTLP, from the coding sequence ATGACGAAGAACCTGGCGAAATCGGCGATCTCGCAAAAGCGGGTTCTCGACGCCGCGGCCAGGATCTTCCGCGACTACGGCTATGCCGGCACGACCATGCGTGCGATCGCGGACGAGGCGGATCTCAAGGCCGGCAGCATCTACTACCACTACAAGTCGAAAGACGACCTGATCAGCGCCGTGCTCGACATCGGCATCCGCGCCGTCACGGACAATGTCGACAAGGCGCTGAAGGCCCTGCCGGAGACGGCGACGGGCCGCGAGCGCATTGAGGCGGCGATCCGCGCGCACCTGTCTGCGATCATCGAAGTCGGCGACTATACGCTCGCGACGCGCCGCGCGCTCGGGCAGGTGCCGGAGCCGATCCGGGCGAGGAACAGGTATATGAGGGACGCTTATGGCGCGATCTGGCAGAAGATCCTTGCCGACGCGCACGAGCGCGGCGAGTTCAATACGACAGCTAATCTCTCGCTTGCCCGCCTGTTCATCCTCGGCGCGCTGAACTGGACCGTCGAATGGTTCAAGCCGGGCGGCCGCCCGATCGACGACGTGGCGCGCGAATTCGCCGCCGTCGTGCTGGACGGGCTGTCGGGCAATGGCGGCGCTGCCGCAGCGGGACCGTCGGAGTCCGTCAGGACCCCGACGCTACCTTGA